Genomic segment of Cereibacter sphaeroides 2.4.1:
ACCTCATGGTCTGCGCGGGCAACATCCCCTCGGCCGCAGCCGGCTCGGCGGTGGTGGCCACCGTCCAGCGCCACCACCGCTTCGGCGGCACGGTGGGCGGCATCTGCACCGGCGCCTTCGCCCTCGCCCATGCGGGCGTGCTCGAAGACCGCCGCTTCACCCTCCATTGGGAGAACCAGCCCGGCTTTCTCGAGGATTTCCCCCGCCTCGTGCCGACCTCGAACCGGTTCGAGAGCGCAGGTCGCACGCTGACCTGCGGCGGCGGGGCGGCCTCGACCGACATGATGCTCTCGCTGATCGCCCGGGACCACGGCGCCGATTTCGCCGCCATGGTCTCGGACATGTGCCTGCGCACCGTGCTCGCGGGGGCCGCGCCCGAGCAGCGCAGCTCGCTCGCCGCCCTGATGCGCTCGCGCAGCCCCGCGCTGATCGCGGTGGTGAAACTCATGAACGAGCATCTGGAGGACACGCTCTCGCTCGAGGAACTGTCCGACGCCGCGGGCTGCTCGCGCCGCCATGTCGAACGGCTCTTCAAGGCCACGGTGGGCGAGACGCCGAACGGCTTCTACCGCGGCCTGCGGCTCGACCGGGGGCGCAATCTGCTCAGCACCACCGACATGACGCTGCTCGAAGTGGCGACCGCCTGCGGCTTCAACTCGGTC
This window contains:
- a CDS encoding GlxA family transcriptional regulator is translated as MPTHAPLVPPGAAYYPVQSAGDTRSYAFLLVPGFTLLAFSSAVEPLRIANQLSQKPLYRWRVLSEGGRPVASSSGITVAADEALGPLDRETDLMVCAGNIPSAAAGSAVVATVQRHHRFGGTVGGICTGAFALAHAGVLEDRRFTLHWENQPGFLEDFPRLVPTSNRFESAGRTLTCGGGAASTDMMLSLIARDHGADFAAMVSDMCLRTVLAGAAPEQRSSLAALMRSRSPALIAVVKLMNEHLEDTLSLEELSDAAGCSRRHVERLFKATVGETPNGFYRGLRLDRGRNLLSTTDMTLLEVATACGFNSVSHFSKCFKARFGTVPTRFSHRSRSPSRMARA